TCTAGAATGTGATAGCTAATCAATTTTTATCCTTGAATTAGAATACCACCATGGAAGAGGACAATAAAAATATTTTGAGAAAAAGGAAAAGAAATCGGATAAATAAGAGACAATTAGATTTTAGTATGCCAAAAGTTTGGAACCAAAATCCCAAAAAAGATAGATGCCTATCGCTACAAAAATCATTCCTGTAATTTTTGAAACCCGCTCAAGTCCTTTTGGGGTTATCGCAAGTCCTAAAAAGCTAGCTGCAAAGCTTACCAAAGAAAGGCCACTCAAAGTTCCCAAAAATACAAAACCACTACCTTCCAAAAGTTCTCTATAATGTAAAAAAGATGCATCTTGGGGAAGAACCTTCATACTCCAAAATGCAAAAAACGCAATATTCATTGGATTTATGAAGGACATTAAGAAAGCTTTGACCGGTACAAAAAAAAGATTTTGCCCTGACTTAATTGGGGCCGCCCCGTTTTCAACTTGAATTTTTTTTCTGAAAGAATTGATACCTAAAATCAGTAAAAACACTCCCCCTATCAAATCCAAAATCAAAATAAAATTTTTTGAAGCGGCAAGAAAAGCTAGTACTCCCATCATGCCAAACGCAAAAAGCAAACCATCCGAAAAAGCAGCTCCAAATCCAGTAAACAGGCCAATAATAAAACCATAAACTGCAGCCCGATTGAAGGTTAAAATGAAAATAGGTCCTAAACCCAAAGTTGAAAGTAAACCTATAAAATAGCATTTAGATAAGAATAAAATGTCCATTACACCACCCTAAATAAATTTATTAAAATAGTTGCAATTAAAATTCACCTTTGTAAATAATTCTACTTTAACTAAGCTTAACATAAACAATGAAATTGACGAACAAATAAAGGTAATACTAGAATAAGAGTCTCGTCAATTGCTAAATTATAAATAAATTTAAAAAAATCTAGGAGCAAAAAGTGGAAAACGGGATTCACTTTGGAACCGATGGAATTAGAGGGGAAGTAGGAAAACATCCTTTCACTCCGCAAGCTTTAATAAATATAGGTAAAGCAATAGCTGCATGGAGTAAACAAAAATATAACAGCGAGCCTAAATTTTTAATTGTGAATGATACAAGAATATCATGCGAAAATATAAAAAACTTTATAAAAACAGGCCTGAATTATTTTAATGTAAAACATGTTGATGCAGGTATCCTTCCTACTCCAGCAAATTTAGCAATTTTAAAAAACAATCCCGATTTTGATTTTGGTATAGTGATCTCCGCGTCACACAACAAATTTAGCGATAATGGCATAAAAATTTTTGATAAAAAAAATAGCAAACTCAGCGAACTCGATGAGAAAACAATAGAGTTATATTTTGCCGAATTCTCTGCAGAAAAAGTAAATGAACCCTCTTATTTCCAAGATCTATCATTTTCCCCTAAAACATCTTTAGAATTCAAAGAACAATATAAACAAAATATTTTGCAGCAAGTGCAGCCAGGTTTGCTTCAAGGTTTAAAAATAGTGTTAGATTGTGCAAACGGAGCTACATATGAAGTTGCCCCAGAAATTTTCAAAATATTAGGCGCAACAGTGATAGATGTTTCAACATCTCCAAATGGAATTAATATCAATGATAATTGCGGCGCGCTTCATACCAAAACTATGCAAAAAACTATTTTGGAAAACAACGCAGATTTTGGGTTCGCATTTGACGGTGACGGTGACCGAGTAATGTGCGCAAACCATAAAGGTGAGATAAAAGATGGCGATGATTTACTTGCGATACTTTCCACCCATCCACAGCATGAAAATTTAAAAACAGTCGTAGGTACAATAATGACCAATTTTGGCCTTCAAGTTTATCTCGATTCGCAAAATATTGAATTAATTCGCACATCGGTGGGAGATAAATATATAATGGCAAAACTAGAGGAACAAAATCTTTTGCTCGGCGGTGAAACATCAGGACATATAATCATAAAAAATTATTTGAATACTGGAGATGGGATTTTTGCAGCACTTAAAACACTTGAAACCGTTCTAAAAACAAATAATTTTGAGCTTCAATCTTTTGAAAAATATCCTCAAGTTATTTTAAATGTACCTATAAAAGAAAAACGCAATTTATCAGAAGGCATTTACGCACAAATAATAAATGAGCAACAACAAAAGATGAATCATGGTAGAGTTATAGTCAGATATTCTGGAACAGAAAATTTACTGCGAATAATGACAGAAGACAAATCTTCGAGTTTAGCTAATAACATTGCATCCACGCTTGCGCAAGAGCTTCAAAAAGTTTTGAATTAAATAGGAATCTAAAAATATGGAAAATAAAAAAGGAATTTGGAAAATTTTAAACAAATTAAAATCTTTATTTTTTAGCGGTTTATTCGCTTTAATACCAATTTCGATAACAATATTTTTTCTACACTTTGCTTTTCACACATTTACCGGATGGCTATCACCTCTAAAAAAAATAGAACCTACATTTTTACAACAAATTCCAGGATTTGAATTTATTCTTATAATCGCTTTTGTAATTTTATTTGGAATAGTATCAAAGTTTTTAATAATAGGACCAATCGTCCATCACTTTGAAAAAGTAATTAGTAAAATTCCAATAATTCGAACAATTTACTCTGCATCAAAAACATTAGTTGATTTTTTTAATGTAAAATCTAAAGAGGACAAAATTCAACGCAAGGTTGTTTTAATTAAATTTCCAACCAAATACACTTTCAACATAGCATTTATTTTAGGCTCAGCAAAAAACACTTTTCAAACAGTTATACCACCTCATTTACAAACTCTTGAAGATGACAATGATGAATATGTAAAAGTGTTCATGCCTCATTCACCAAATCCAAGCACTGGATATTTTTTCATAATTCCAAAATCACAAACAATTGAAACAAAAATCACTTTCGAAGAAGCTATAAAAACTGTAGTTTCGTGTGGTCTTATCACACCTGAAAGTTTAAAAAATCTTGAAATAGAAAAATGATTCTTGCTAGGTACATTTCAAAACGATTTTTTATATATTTTTCACTTGTAAACTGTGGACTTACACTTCTTTTCAACTTTATAGAATTTTTTGAAAAGTTTTCACAACTGCAAAATGTAACCAATATTGAAATATTGCATTTTATACTTTTGAATTTGATACCTACTTTCTTCGATCTTTTCCCACTTGCATGCTGGATTGCAACATGTTTACTTATTCGCGACCTTTATCAAAAAAATGAATTCACCAACCTCCATGTTCTGGGTATAAAATCAAATAAACTACTCCCCGCTCTTTTTGCATGTGGACTTTCATTATCAATCATCGGTTTTTTTGGCAAAGAATTAATTAGCCGCCCAATCGCAAATAAGTCAGAAAATTTTAAACTCCAACATTTGAAAAAGAAAAGTAATAAAGTAATTTATAACCAATGGTTTTTACCTACTGATAATCTTTTTGCATATTTTCAAATAATTGATCAAGAAAAAAGCACTGCAAACAATATTTTGTTTTTATTTTTCAATGAAAAATTTGAACTTGAAAAAAAAATAGAAAGTAAATTGGCAGTTTTATCACCAATCGATCATAAAGTATTTATTCCAAATGCTAATATTTTAAACTTTAAAACAAATAATCTTTATACTTCAAAACTAGAAACCTTTTACCTTCCCGGATTGTTTACCCACTTACAAATGCATAAACTTGCACCATCTATAAAACGACAAGCTTACAATTTAAGTTTGATTTATCGAATTTTACCTTATGAAACTTTCAATCTCGAACTTGGAAAGTTAATTTCAAAAATTTTGGGATATTTTCAACCACTTTTATACATTTTGTTAACCTTTTGCCTATTTTTCCTAACTCCACAAACAATTGTCTATCGCTGGTTATTAATATTTTCTGCGTATCCACTGTTTTTGGTAATAAACAGTATTGCAGATTTCTCTTTGCAACATAATTCGCCATTTTGGGTGGTAATTATCCCATATCTTCTTGTTTTAATATTTTTAATAATTTTCAGATTTACAATTTTCAAAAAATAAT
This genomic window from Candidatus Dependentiae bacterium contains:
- a CDS encoding phosphoglucosamine mutase, whose product is MENGIHFGTDGIRGEVGKHPFTPQALINIGKAIAAWSKQKYNSEPKFLIVNDTRISCENIKNFIKTGLNYFNVKHVDAGILPTPANLAILKNNPDFDFGIVISASHNKFSDNGIKIFDKKNSKLSELDEKTIELYFAEFSAEKVNEPSYFQDLSFSPKTSLEFKEQYKQNILQQVQPGLLQGLKIVLDCANGATYEVAPEIFKILGATVIDVSTSPNGININDNCGALHTKTMQKTILENNADFGFAFDGDGDRVMCANHKGEIKDGDDLLAILSTHPQHENLKTVVGTIMTNFGLQVYLDSQNIELIRTSVGDKYIMAKLEEQNLLLGGETSGHIIIKNYLNTGDGIFAALKTLETVLKTNNFELQSFEKYPQVILNVPIKEKRNLSEGIYAQIINEQQQKMNHGRVIVRYSGTENLLRIMTEDKSSSLANNIASTLAQELQKVLN